AATAATATCTTTTGCTCCTGTTATAGCATCTTCAATAGAAGTAACTTCTTTATTTAAAAACTGCTTTGCTTTTTGTTCAATCTCTTCTTTTGTATATTTTAAACTTTGGATTATATTTGCAAAAGGTTCTAAACCATTCTCAATTGCTTTTGTTGTTCTTGAAGATTTTTTATCTTTAAAAGGGGTATAAATATCTTCCAAAGCTTGTATAGTCAAGGCTGCTTCTAGTTGAGATTTTACATTATCATTTAAAAAATTTTTCTCTTCTAAAATAGAGATAATCTCCTCTTTTCTTGCTAAAAACTTTTGTGAATAGGCATAAACTTCTTCAAAAACACGAAGCTCTTCATCATTTGCATTATTTGTTAACTCTTTTCTATATCTTGCAATAAAAGGGATTGTGCAACCTTCTTCAAGTAGTTTAATTATATTTTCAATAACTACCTTTGAAAAAGAGGTTTTTTCTTTTAATAAATTTATTAAATCATTAGTCAAGAACTATTTCCTTAAAGTCACTTCTTGTATTTTTAAGTGGTTTATTTGATTGTGCTCTTACTGTATATACAAATGAGATTTTTGCATTGTCAGTTGAGTTTTTATTTGCATGATGAAGTGTTTTACAGTGAAATAAAACAATATCTCCCTTAGCTAAATTTTGATGAGTTCTTTTTTCAATTATTTTTTGATTCTCTTCATTTTCATCAATAAAATTATCTACTTCATCAAAAGAGCTTTTATCAAATTTCATTTTATGAGTTCCTGGAATAAACTCTAAAAGACCATTTTCTAAAAATTCATCTCCTAAGCTTAACCAAACTGATACTAAATCATCATTTTCAAAACTCCAATATCTTCTATCTTGATGCCAATAAGTTCTTGTACTTTCATGGGGAAGTTTAGTCATAATTGAGTTATGGTGAGCAAGGGTTAATACCGGAGTATCTTTTAAAATCTGTTTTAAAATAGGTCTTATCTCTTTATTTGTCATCCACTTTTTAAAAATCTCTTCTCTATCGTAAACTTGTCTTAATCTTCTAACTGTAATTTTATCTTCATCAAGACTCATATATTCTTGTTCAGTCTCAATTGGAGCTTGTTTTTTTACTAAATGTTCTTTTGCTTTTTCTAAAATTTCATCACATAATTTTGAATCTGCAAAGTTTTTGATTATTAAAAAACCATCTTCATTGAACTGGTTTAATTGTTCTTGTGTTAGTTCCATTTTTTACTTTCATGTAAATTTTTCGTATTATACATCAAAATCTATTTTTCTTTTATTATTCAAATAAATGTTATAAGAATTATTAATATTTAAACTATAATTTTTTATTATCTTATAAGTTTAAAAAAAATATACTTGCTTACTCAAAAATCATGAGAATTATTATTAGGAGAAAAGATGAAAAAATTAGTTTTTTTAGTAAGTATTTGTTTATCATTACTTGTAACAAACTCTTTTGCAGAGCAAAAAAAAGGTTTAAATGTTGTTTTAACTGCTGCTGATGCACAAACACAACAAATGGCAATGGTTTTATCAATGATGACACTAAAGCAAGGTAAAGAAGTAAATATGACACTTTGTTCAAAAGCAGGGGATTTAGCAGTAATTGGTATGGAGAGTGAAGTTTTAAAACCAATGAATAAAAGTCCAAAAATGATGCTTCAAGCAATTATGCAAAAAGGGGCAAAAGTTGAAATTTGTCCATTATATTTACCAAATGCAGGGAAAGATGTATCTGTATTAATTGAGGGAATAACAGTTGCAAAACCACCAAAAGTTGCAGAACAACTTTTAAATAGTGATTTTACTACTTTAAGTTATTAATTTATGGGTGAACAGCCTTTAGGGCTTCACCTATAGAAGTAATTGTTCTAACTGTTGTAACACCAGCTCTTTCTAATGCTGCATACTTCTCATCAGCAGTTCCTTTACTTCCATCAATGATTGCTCCTGCATGTCCCATTCTTTTACCCTTAGGTGCAGTAACTCCTGCAATATAAGAGACTACAGGTTTCGTAACATTTGATTTAATAAATTCAGCAGCAGCTTCTTCCTTTGCCCCACCGATTTCACCAATCATTACAATTACTTTAGTCTCTGGGTCATTTTCAAATCTTTGTAGAATATCAATAAAATCACTTCCTGGAACAGGGTCTCCACCAATACCAACACAAGTACTTTGTCCAAATCCTGCTAAAGTTGACTGATTTACTGCTTCATAAGTTAAAGTACCAGACCTTGATACAATACCAACACTTCCTGGCATATGTATAGCTTCTGGCATAATTCCCATTTTACATTGACCTGGAGTGATAATACCTGGACAGTTTGGACCAATAAGTGTTGAACCATTTAAATCAACTGCTGCTTTTACATCAAGCATATCAATAGTAGGAATACCCTCTGTGATACAAACAATTGTTTCAATTCCATTTTCACTAGCTTCAATAATTGCATCTTTACAAAATGGAGCTGGTACATAAATAATAGAAGCATTTGCTCCTGTTAATCTTTTTGCACACTCTACTGTATTATAAATTGGTAAATCTAAGTGTCTTTGTCCTCTTTTACCCGGAACTACACCACTTACAACAGTTGTTCCATATGCAATTGCTCTTCCTGTATGAAAACTTGCTTGTGCTCCTGTTAAACCTTGAACTAATACTTTTGTATTTTTATCAATTAAAATTGCCATTAGTTCGCCCCTTGTGCTAATTCAATTATTTTTAGTGCAGCTTTATCTAAGTCCGCTTCTTCATAGATTTTAATATTTGAGTTTTTAATTAGTTCTAAGCCCTCTTTGGCATTTGTACCTTCAAGTCTTACAACTACGGGTACTTTTATTTCCATTTTTTGAGCGGCTGCAATAATACCAGAAGCGATAATATCACATCTTACAATACCACCAAAAATATTTACTAAAATACCATTTACTTTTTCATCTGAAAGAATTATTTCAAAGGCTTCAATAACTCTTCCTTCATTTACACTTCCACCTACATCTAAGAAGTTCGCAGGTTCTCCTCCATGGGTTTTAATTAAATCCATTGTAGCCATTGCAAGACCAGCACCATTTACCATACAACCAATATTTCCATCAAGGCTTACATAATTTAAGTCTAGTTTTTCTGCTTTTAATTCCCTTGCATCTTCTTGAGACTCATCTCTAATCTCATTCATTTTAGGCTGTCTATAAAGTGCTGAATTATCAACTTGAATTTTTCCATCAAGACATACTAAATATCCTTGTTTTGTAACAACTAAAGGGTTTACTTCAACAAGTGATAAATCATTTTCAATAAACATTTTATACATTTTTTGCATTAAGTCAATCATTTGTGCTGAAAGAGTTCTATCTAGTTTTAAGTCATCACAAATTTGTCTACATTGTGCAGGCATAATTCCAACAACAGGATTAATAGGATTTCTTAGAATTTTTTCTGGAAATTTTTCTGCTACTTCTTCAATTTCCATACCACCTTCACTTGATGTGATAATCATAATTCTTTGAGTAGTTCTATCAACTGCAAAAGCTAAATAGATTTCATTTACAACTTCACAAGGCTCTTCAATAAAAATTGAGTTTACTGGTTGACCCTCTTTTGTTGTTTGGTGTGTTACAAGTCTACTTCCTAGTAATCTTCTAACTTCATCATTTGCTTCTGTTTTAGATTCAACTACAACAACTCCACCAGCTTTTCCTCTTCCACCTGCATGAACTTGAGCTTTAATTACCCATTTATCTTCCCCAATAGTTCTTAAAATATCATCTAATTGAGAAGGGTGAGTAAGCAGTTTACCTTTTGTAGTTGGAATATCATATTTTCTATAAAGGTTTTTTGCTTGATATTCGTGTAAATTCATAGGTTTCCTTTTAAATAGTCCCATTTAAAAGGGACCTATTTTAATATTGATCTACTTTTTAAAAGGATTTATAAAAAATCCTAAAAGTAGCAAAATCTAAAGGGGAACACAGATGTGTTCTTTTTTTATTAAAATAATTTTGAATGGAAACTTATACCAAAATAATCATATAAACGGGCTTAAGGGATTTTAAAGAAGTGTGTTTGAAAGGATATAGAAAGAGTATAAACTCTTTCTATAAAAGTACTATAATACTGGAGATTTAATAACCATCATTTTTTGGTTTTGCATCTCATTCATAGAATCAGGAATACCACCTAATCCAAGTCCTGAAGTTTTTGCACCACCAAATGGCATCCAGTCAACTCTAAATGCAGTATGGTCATTAACCATTACAGTTGTACCATTTAATCTTTTAACTGCTTTTAAAGCTGTATCAATATTTTTTGTAAATACTGCTGCTTGGAAAGAAACATCAAGTGCATTTGCTCTTTTAATTGCTTCATCAATATTTGAGTAAGAGTAAACAATTACTACTGGTCCAAATACTTCTTTTGTAGATACTAAAGCATCATCAGCAGGGTTGAAAATTACTGTTGGCTCAAAACAAGAATCAGAGATTCTTTTTCCACCAGTTAAAATTTTTCCACCTTTTTGAACTGCTTCATTAACCCACTCTTCAACTCTGTTTACTTCGTTGTGGTTAATAAGTGGACCAACTTCAGTTTTAGGATCTAATTGATCTCCTACAACTAATTTAGAAGCATAATCAGATAATTTAGCAGCTACTTCATTGGCAATTGATTCATGTACATATACTCTTTGTACAGATACACAAACTTGACCAGCATGGTAGAAACCACCTTTTCCTAAGTCTGGAATCATTGCATCAATATCTGCATCTGGTTCTACGATAACTGGTGCAACTCCACCATGCTCTAATGCAGCTCTTGTACCAGGGCTTGATTTAGAGTTTAAGTACCAACCAACAGGTCCTGAACCAATAAATGTAAAGAATGCAGTTTTAGGAGATGTTACTAATAACTCTCCTCCTTGTCTATCACAAACTACAGCTTGTGCCCAACCATCAGGAAGTCCAGCCTCTTTTAGTAACTCAACTAATTTAACAGCAGACATTGGAGTTTGTGTAGCAGGTCTAATAATTACAGGGCAACCAACTGCTAATGCAGGGAT
This sequence is a window from Halarcobacter bivalviorum. Protein-coding genes within it:
- a CDS encoding aldehyde dehydrogenase family protein, with protein sequence MSTIEVTSPFDGRVVGEVPFTSVEGVEKAIDLAYEKFLDVDNWIPKYKRIEILENLMKIMSSQVEELTILCASEGGKPYIDSKVEIQRAINGVKIAIEQLGIQEGQEIAMGHTASSANRMAYTMKEPIGVVAAISAFNHPFNLAVHQVIPALAVGCPVIIRPATQTPMSAVKLVELLKEAGLPDGWAQAVVCDRQGGELLVTSPKTAFFTFIGSGPVGWYLNSKSSPGTRAALEHGGVAPVIVEPDADIDAMIPDLGKGGFYHAGQVCVSVQRVYVHESIANEVAAKLSDYASKLVVGDQLDPKTEVGPLINHNEVNRVEEWVNEAVQKGGKILTGGKRISDSCFEPTVIFNPADDALVSTKEVFGPVVIVYSYSNIDEAIKRANALDVSFQAAVFTKNIDTALKAVKRLNGTTVMVNDHTAFRVDWMPFGGAKTSGLGLGGIPDSMNEMQNQKMMVIKSPVL
- the sucD gene encoding succinate--CoA ligase subunit alpha: MAILIDKNTKVLVQGLTGAQASFHTGRAIAYGTTVVSGVVPGKRGQRHLDLPIYNTVECAKRLTGANASIIYVPAPFCKDAIIEASENGIETIVCITEGIPTIDMLDVKAAVDLNGSTLIGPNCPGIITPGQCKMGIMPEAIHMPGSVGIVSRSGTLTYEAVNQSTLAGFGQSTCVGIGGDPVPGSDFIDILQRFENDPETKVIVMIGEIGGAKEEAAAEFIKSNVTKPVVSYIAGVTAPKGKRMGHAGAIIDGSKGTADEKYAALERAGVTTVRTITSIGEALKAVHP
- the sucC gene encoding ADP-forming succinate--CoA ligase subunit beta; the encoded protein is MNLHEYQAKNLYRKYDIPTTKGKLLTHPSQLDDILRTIGEDKWVIKAQVHAGGRGKAGGVVVVESKTEANDEVRRLLGSRLVTHQTTKEGQPVNSIFIEEPCEVVNEIYLAFAVDRTTQRIMIITSSEGGMEIEEVAEKFPEKILRNPINPVVGIMPAQCRQICDDLKLDRTLSAQMIDLMQKMYKMFIENDLSLVEVNPLVVTKQGYLVCLDGKIQVDNSALYRQPKMNEIRDESQEDARELKAEKLDLNYVSLDGNIGCMVNGAGLAMATMDLIKTHGGEPANFLDVGGSVNEGRVIEAFEIILSDEKVNGILVNIFGGIVRCDIIASGIIAAAQKMEIKVPVVVRLEGTNAKEGLELIKNSNIKIYEEADLDKAALKIIELAQGAN
- a CDS encoding phytanoyl-CoA dioxygenase family protein, with protein sequence MELTQEQLNQFNEDGFLIIKNFADSKLCDEILEKAKEHLVKKQAPIETEQEYMSLDEDKITVRRLRQVYDREEIFKKWMTNKEIRPILKQILKDTPVLTLAHHNSIMTKLPHESTRTYWHQDRRYWSFENDDLVSVWLSLGDEFLENGLLEFIPGTHKMKFDKSSFDEVDNFIDENEENQKIIEKRTHQNLAKGDIVLFHCKTLHHANKNSTDNAKISFVYTVRAQSNKPLKNTRSDFKEIVLD